One Flavobacterium cerinum genomic window, CGGTCGGGATTATCTTTTGCGGTAATGGCATCGACTGCTTCGTGTGCCCGAACGGCCATTTTAGGTAAATTAACGGTCCATCTTTGTAATAATGCTGCTCTGAAAACAGGGCGGACCATCGTTTCAAAAGCGGGTAGATAAGCCGGATTAAAAATACCGGTTTTGGTATTAAATAAGTCCGGTTGCAAATTCATTTCTCTTACCCAGGTATCATATACATCATCCCAAATGGAAACAACATTTCGGATTTGAGGCGCATAAGCCGGATCACAACAAACGACCCAGGCATTAAAAGCTGTTTCTGTCGATCCGTCTTCAAATACAATAGTTGCAGATACCGGTCCGTCGGAAGTATCGTCAAACCAACTGGCATTATTTAAATCGCCGGTAAGCGGAACCGGATCGCCGTATTCATCGTATTGTGCTGCTGTACAGCCTTTTCCTGCCAACACTAAAAGTCGTCCCTGTTCGTCGGTTTGTACAGAACCTAAGGATTCTAGTTTCCCAGCCGGATAAAATAACTGACCTTTCGGAAAATGTTGCGGATAATTGTCGATCGGAGTAATTACTCCTTTATTATTAGCATAAGTCGGTTTACTCACACCGTTGAAGTCGGAACTGTTTTGTTGTCCTATTGAAACGGCTCTTGGTCCCGGATCGATCATCAGACTACTAAGTCTGGCGGGTGAATTTACATCACCGTATACCTGTGGATTACGCAACTGCGGAACTTTTCCGTCCTGATAAGCATTGATACCAACAAGCGGTACAACGTTATAAGCTGCCGATTTTTTATTGGCCAAATGTACGGTCCATACGATATCTTTTACAATACGACCATCGGCTAATTGTATGCCTTTGACAATTTCTACAGGCTTTTCCGGACAAGGATAAACACTGATGTCTGCCGGTTCATAATAATACAGTCGGAATCGGGCAGCCTGTCGTTTCAGATTACCGTCTTTGTCTCTGAGGTCGTGAATATCGATAGGGGTATTTTCGGTACCGGCTTTTATAGGTAGTCCGCCGGTTGTATTGGTCTCTTTTTGCGGTAATCCTGCGCTCGTTTCGGGCGAAAGATAGTATTCATCACTGGTCCCGATACGGGCAAAATTTATAGTAGGATGAATTCGAAATAGTTTAGATGACATAGTTGAATCGATTTAAGGTTAACTGAATTGAGGTGTAACACCGTTTTTCCAGCAATTCTGGATAGCAGCTCCGACACTAATCATGACGCGAACAAAATCTGCGGGGTTTTCACCCGCAAAAAGCAATTCGATACTGCGGCATAATTCGGCAAAGTGTTCTTT contains:
- a CDS encoding LodA/GoxA family CTQ-dependent oxidase, translating into MSSKLFRIHPTINFARIGTSDEYYLSPETSAGLPQKETNTTGGLPIKAGTENTPIDIHDLRDKDGNLKRQAARFRLYYYEPADISVYPCPEKPVEIVKGIQLADGRIVKDIVWTVHLANKKSAAYNVVPLVGINAYQDGKVPQLRNPQVYGDVNSPARLSSLMIDPGPRAVSIGQQNSSDFNGVSKPTYANNKGVITPIDNYPQHFPKGQLFYPAGKLESLGSVQTDEQGRLLVLAGKGCTAAQYDEYGDPVPLTGDLNNASWFDDTSDGPVSATIVFEDGSTETAFNAWVVCCDPAYAPQIRNVVSIWDDVYDTWVREMNLQPDLFNTKTGIFNPAYLPAFETMVRPVFRAALLQRWTVNLPKMAVRAHEAVDAITAKDNPDRTIMAGLNFVRNPNATPTEVNTGVPLMPLSVGDAGTSFLTVSKTQYFFLEQWSKKKYIEGNGPELGPGETLDMASLSNCLGGRYVPGIEMSYVVRCPEIYHQDWKQTGAGPFRVKAIALDYDKAVATAPFLSAGWFPMQNNASGLEPGDLSKFMAIPWQTDYNSCSIHQPSINTGGVNMTNGNGTTLYWSWPAQRPDAVYVADEVVDNVLPHQKWAIRGPGTYALDPKSASTFQKALQAVTDWHKLGIVIQGTAIGDDYDPEYYLEVQNQFDDSLISDNPILQWPFNTNPPKL